A single window of Nitrososphaerota archaeon DNA harbors:
- a CDS encoding winged helix DNA-binding domain-containing protein — MSPRAGIVTSRESARRLSIVKQHLADESRTKHDAARILQVIRDIGCLQLDPISAVAPSHQTVLWSRLGSYALSELDKLLWKEKKLFEFWAHRASIVLTEDYPLYYPMMKNWPDDAPISPLWGARVKEWVRENAKVKQYILDELKRGPRLSRQFEKPRMNKHTMGWSSSSDVSRMLTYLFFRGDIMVVGRQGIQKVWGLTEEFLPAWTEKGDLTEEEVEHHAVQRAIKALGMATKANIRFHFLRGRYPNLVGTLQRLEDESKVERVQVEGEKEQYYVHSDDLKLLDRIESGRWRPRTTLLSPFDNLICDRDRTDALFGFHYRIGIYTPKHKRTHGYYVLPILQGDRLIGRVDPVMDRRGKRLVVNAVHAEKGAPHDRQAADEVARAIEDLGGFLGAKEVVYPSRVPDFWKGSLR; from the coding sequence TTGTCCCCTAGGGCCGGAATCGTCACTTCGCGCGAGTCTGCGAGAAGGCTTTCCATAGTCAAGCAGCATCTTGCGGACGAATCCAGGACGAAGCATGACGCAGCGCGGATTCTCCAAGTGATCCGGGACATCGGATGCCTACAGCTCGACCCGATCAGCGCGGTCGCTCCGAGTCACCAGACTGTGCTATGGAGCCGGCTGGGGAGCTATGCCCTTTCGGAGTTGGACAAGCTCCTCTGGAAGGAAAAGAAGCTCTTCGAGTTTTGGGCGCACAGAGCCTCGATCGTCCTCACCGAAGACTACCCGCTGTATTATCCGATGATGAAGAACTGGCCGGACGACGCGCCGATCTCTCCGCTGTGGGGGGCCAGAGTCAAGGAATGGGTAAGGGAGAACGCCAAGGTGAAGCAGTACATCCTGGACGAACTGAAAAGGGGGCCGCGCCTTTCGAGACAGTTCGAAAAACCCCGCATGAACAAGCATACCATGGGGTGGAGTTCTTCGAGCGACGTTTCCCGGATGCTCACATATCTCTTCTTCCGGGGCGATATCATGGTCGTCGGGCGGCAGGGGATACAGAAGGTCTGGGGGCTTACGGAGGAGTTCCTCCCTGCCTGGACAGAGAAAGGAGACCTGACCGAAGAGGAGGTAGAGCATCACGCCGTCCAGAGGGCAATCAAGGCACTCGGTATGGCGACCAAGGCCAATATCAGGTTCCACTTCCTTCGGGGGAGATACCCGAACCTAGTCGGGACCCTCCAACGTCTGGAGGATGAATCGAAGGTCGAGCGGGTCCAGGTGGAAGGGGAGAAGGAGCAGTACTACGTGCATTCGGACGACCTGAAGCTGCTCGACCGCATCGAGTCAGGACGCTGGAGGCCGAGGACGACGTTGCTTTCTCCCTTCGACAACCTGATCTGCGACAGAGACAGGACGGACGCACTTTTTGGATTCCACTACAGGATAGGGATCTACACCCCCAAGCACAAGCGGACCCACGGCTACTACGTCCTCCCAATCCTGCAGGGGGACCGGTTGATCGGCAGAGTCGACCCTGTCATGGACAGAAGAGGGAAGAGGCTGGTCGTCAACGCTGTTCACGCTGAGAAGGGGGCTCCCCACGACAGGCAGGCCGCTGACGAGGTCGCGAGGGCCATTGAAGACCTTGGCGGGTTCCTCGGCGCGAAGGAAGTGGTCTACCCCAGCAGGGTCCCGGATTTCTGGAAGGGGTCGCTTCGCTGA